A genomic window from Pseudomonas argentinensis includes:
- a CDS encoding DUF2986 domain-containing protein yields MNRRKKIKQLLDAHAKKANAKLAPKNSKPKYISKADRAKLEAEAAENQDTAAH; encoded by the coding sequence ATGAATCGCCGCAAGAAGATCAAGCAGTTGCTGGATGCCCACGCCAAGAAGGCCAACGCCAAGCTGGCGCCCAAGAACAGCAAGCCCAAATACATCAGCAAGGCGGACCGAGCGAAGCTGGAGGCCGAAGCCGCCGAGAACCAGGACACGGCGGCTCACTAG
- a CDS encoding GNAT family N-acetyltransferase, with the protein MGRVLGDGGAFYQVVDIAVLPAHQGRGLGKMIMAAISDYIAREVPESAYISLIADGEAYRLYQQFGFALTAPASQGMGLTKAAG; encoded by the coding sequence ATGGGCCGGGTGCTCGGTGATGGCGGCGCGTTCTATCAGGTGGTGGATATCGCGGTGCTGCCGGCCCATCAGGGCCGGGGGCTGGGCAAGATGATCATGGCCGCGATCAGCGATTACATCGCCCGCGAGGTGCCAGAATCCGCATACATCAGCCTGATCGCGGACGGTGAGGCCTATCGCCTTTATCAGCAGTTCGGCTTTGCGCTTACGGCACCGGCAAGCCAGGGCATGGGGCTGACGAAGGCTGCAGGCTGA
- a CDS encoding DUF6966 domain-containing protein: MTNPQPQLNELIAHLAVLSDILALDPHSHWDTHFRHCLATARALAGSRYDGEELTGLACSVMSVYGGMGSFNDYAPWQNGCFIAGMESLDEASNRVYIAARAIRLRNATDVD, from the coding sequence ATGACCAATCCGCAACCCCAACTGAATGAACTGATCGCTCACCTTGCGGTGCTCAGCGATATTCTCGCCCTCGACCCGCATAGCCATTGGGACACGCATTTTCGCCATTGCCTGGCGACAGCCCGAGCGCTGGCAGGCAGCCGTTACGATGGGGAAGAACTGACGGGCCTGGCGTGTTCGGTGATGTCCGTTTACGGCGGCATGGGCAGCTTCAACGATTACGCGCCGTGGCAAAATGGCTGCTTCATTGCTGGCATGGAGTCGCTGGATGAGGCGTCTAATCGCGTCTATATAGCGGCCCGGGCCATACGGCTGCGCAATGCCACAGACGTAGACTAA
- a CDS encoding DinB family protein → MLSREEAIFHLVNHGTYHRGASGHALDRADGNRPADTYTVFIHGPEPERRNA, encoded by the coding sequence ATGCTGAGCCGTGAGGAGGCGATCTTTCATCTGGTCAACCACGGCACCTATCATCGCGGCGCCAGCGGCCATGCCCTTGACCGGGCGGACGGTAATCGACCTGCCGATACCTACACGGTATTTATCCATGGGCCAGAGCCTGAGCGTCGAAACGCCTGA
- a CDS encoding methyl-accepting chemotaxis protein, whose protein sequence is MRNNQPITGNERTFPAQQRLISTTDLKGQITYCNDAFVDISGFSRDELIRAPHNLVRHPDVPPAVFAHMWETLKAGRPWMGIVMNRCKNGDHYWVNAYVVPVLDDGKVTGYESVRSKPTAEQVQRAQALYSRINAGKAAIPNRDRWLPVLQNWLPFILVSQVGFLVGAWLDSTWGFAAAAALSIPLGLLGLAWQSRGTKRLLQLAEQTTSDPLIAQMYTDNRGVEGRLELSILSQEARLKTCLTRLQDSAENLAKQAKQADLLAHNSSAGLQRQREETDQVATAVNEMAATTLEVANNVARTAIATQEANRLTQQGRGIASETREAIQRLSLSVGETGEAVTRLAQDSNEIGGVVDVIKGIADQTNLLALNAAIEAARAGEMGRGFAVVADEVRSLAQRTAESTGQIHALIAKLQRTADEAVMTMDIGRKQADEGVERVQQADQALAGISDAVANINEMADQIAAAAEEQSAVADEISRNITTIAQLSDQTAGEAQSTALLSEELTSTAQGQYSLVARFNR, encoded by the coding sequence ATGCGTAACAACCAGCCCATCACCGGCAACGAGCGGACATTTCCAGCGCAGCAACGCCTGATCTCGACCACCGACCTCAAGGGCCAGATCACCTACTGCAACGATGCCTTCGTGGACATCAGCGGTTTCTCCCGCGACGAGCTGATCCGCGCGCCACACAACCTGGTCCGCCACCCGGACGTGCCGCCCGCGGTGTTCGCCCATATGTGGGAAACCCTGAAAGCGGGCCGACCGTGGATGGGCATCGTCATGAACCGCTGCAAGAACGGCGATCACTACTGGGTCAACGCCTACGTGGTGCCGGTGCTGGATGACGGAAAGGTCACCGGCTACGAGTCGGTGCGCAGCAAGCCCACCGCCGAACAGGTGCAGCGCGCCCAGGCCCTCTATTCCCGTATCAACGCCGGCAAGGCCGCCATCCCCAATCGCGACCGCTGGTTGCCAGTGCTGCAGAACTGGCTGCCGTTCATTCTGGTCAGTCAGGTGGGCTTCCTGGTTGGCGCCTGGCTGGACAGCACCTGGGGCTTCGCCGCCGCTGCGGCGCTGTCGATCCCCCTCGGCCTGCTTGGCCTGGCATGGCAGAGCCGCGGCACCAAGCGCCTGCTGCAACTGGCCGAGCAGACGACGTCCGATCCGCTGATCGCGCAGATGTACACCGACAACCGTGGCGTCGAAGGCCGCCTGGAACTGTCCATTCTCAGCCAGGAAGCACGGCTGAAAACCTGCCTCACTCGCCTACAGGACAGCGCCGAGAACCTGGCCAAACAAGCCAAGCAGGCCGACCTGCTGGCCCATAACAGCTCCGCCGGGTTGCAACGCCAGCGTGAGGAGACCGACCAGGTCGCCACCGCCGTCAACGAAATGGCCGCCACCACCCTGGAAGTGGCCAACAACGTGGCACGCACCGCCATCGCCACCCAGGAAGCCAACCGCTTGACCCAGCAAGGCCGCGGCATCGCCAGCGAAACCCGCGAAGCGATCCAGCGCCTTTCCCTCTCGGTAGGCGAAACCGGCGAAGCCGTCACCCGCCTCGCCCAGGACAGCAACGAGATCGGCGGCGTGGTCGACGTGATCAAGGGCATCGCCGACCAGACCAACCTGCTGGCACTCAACGCCGCCATCGAAGCCGCCCGCGCCGGCGAAATGGGCCGCGGCTTCGCCGTGGTCGCCGATGAAGTCCGTTCCCTGGCGCAGCGCACCGCCGAATCCACCGGCCAGATCCACGCCCTGATCGCCAAACTGCAACGCACCGCCGACGAAGCCGTAATGACCATGGACATCGGCCGCAAACAGGCCGACGAAGGCGTCGAGCGCGTACAACAGGCCGACCAGGCCCTGGCCGGCATCAGCGACGCCGTGGCCAATATCAACGAAATGGCCGACCAGATCGCCGCCGCCGCCGAAGAACAAAGCGCCGTGGCCGACGAAATCAGCCGCAATATCACCACCATCGCCCAACTGTCCGACCAGACGGCGGGCGAGGCACAAAGCACGGCGTTGTTGAGTGAAGAACTGACCAGTACGGCGCAGGGGCAGTATTCGTTGGTGGCGCGGTTTAATCGGTAG
- the acnA gene encoding aconitate hydratase AcnA, producing MPSIDSLNCRRTLEVDGKSYDYFSLPDAAKRLGDIDKLPVSLKVLLENLLRWQDDKTVTQDDLQAISDWLHKRSSDREIQYRPARVLMQDFTGVPAVVDLAAMRDAMAKAGGDPQKINPLSPVDLVIDHSVMVDKFASPEAFGENVEIEMQRNGERYAFLRWGQSAFDNFSVVPPGTGICHQVNLEYLGRTVWTKEDDGVTYAYPDTLVGTDSHTTMINGLGVLGWGVGGIEAEAAMLGQPVSMLIPEVIGFKLTGKLKEGITATDLVLTVTQMLRKKGVVGKFVEFYGDGLAELPLADRATIANMAPEYGATCGFFPVDDITLDYLRLSGRPDETVKLVEAYSKAQGLWRQAGSEPVFTDTLELDMGQVEASLAGPKRPQDRVALPQVGQTFEDFLGLQLKPPRKEEGRLESEGGGGVAVGNAAQNEIYYEMDGHRHPISDGAVVIAAITSCTNTSNPSVMMAAGLLAKKAVEKGLKRKPWVKSSLAPGSKVVTEYFAAAGLTEYLDKLGFDLVGYGCTTCIGNSGPLPDPIEKAIQEHDLTVASVLSGNRNFEGRVHPLVKTNWLASPPLVVAYALAGSVRVNIAEEPLGEDRDGKPVYLRDIWPSQKEIAEAVQKVDTAMFRKEYAEVFAGDEQWQAIAVPEADTYTWQNDSTYIQHPPFFEAIDQAPPAITDIANARILALLGDSVTTDHISPAGNIKADSPAGRYLREQGVEPRDFNSYGSRRGNHEVMMRGTFANIRIRNEMLDGEEGGITLHVPSGEKLAIYDASMRYQQEGTPLVVIAGKEYGTGSSRDWAAKGTNLLGVKAVIAESFERIHRSNLVGMGVLPLQFTGGADRKSLGLTGKETLAIKGLDGVEVRPHMPLKLEITREGGKLESVELLCRIDTLNEVEYFKAGGILHYVLRQLIAS from the coding sequence ATGCCTTCCATCGATAGCCTGAACTGCCGCCGCACCCTCGAGGTGGACGGCAAATCCTACGATTACTTCAGCCTGCCGGACGCCGCCAAGAGGCTGGGCGACATCGACAAGCTGCCGGTGTCGTTGAAAGTGCTGCTGGAAAACCTGCTGCGCTGGCAGGACGACAAGACCGTGACCCAGGACGACCTGCAGGCCATCAGCGACTGGCTGCACAAACGCAGCTCCGACCGCGAGATCCAGTACCGCCCCGCCCGCGTGCTGATGCAGGATTTCACCGGAGTGCCGGCGGTAGTGGACCTGGCCGCCATGCGCGACGCCATGGCCAAGGCCGGCGGCGACCCACAGAAGATCAACCCGCTGTCGCCGGTGGACCTGGTGATCGACCACTCGGTGATGGTCGACAAGTTCGCCAGCCCCGAAGCCTTTGGCGAAAACGTCGAGATCGAAATGCAGCGCAATGGCGAGCGCTATGCCTTCCTGCGCTGGGGCCAGAGCGCCTTCGATAACTTCAGCGTGGTGCCGCCAGGCACCGGCATCTGCCACCAGGTCAACCTGGAGTACCTGGGCCGCACCGTGTGGACCAAGGAAGACGACGGCGTGACCTACGCCTACCCCGACACCCTGGTCGGCACCGACTCGCACACCACCATGATCAACGGCCTCGGCGTGCTCGGCTGGGGCGTCGGCGGCATCGAGGCGGAAGCGGCGATGCTCGGCCAGCCGGTGTCCATGCTGATTCCCGAAGTGATCGGCTTCAAGCTGACCGGCAAGCTCAAGGAAGGCATCACCGCCACCGACCTGGTGCTGACCGTCACCCAGATGCTGCGCAAGAAAGGCGTGGTCGGCAAATTCGTCGAGTTCTATGGCGACGGCCTGGCCGAACTGCCCCTGGCCGACCGCGCCACCATCGCCAACATGGCGCCGGAATACGGTGCGACCTGCGGCTTCTTCCCGGTCGATGACATCACCCTGGACTACCTGCGCCTGTCCGGCCGCCCCGACGAGACCGTCAAGCTGGTGGAGGCCTACTCCAAGGCCCAGGGCCTGTGGCGCCAGGCTGGCAGCGAGCCGGTATTCACCGACACCCTGGAACTGGACATGGGCCAGGTCGAAGCCAGCCTGGCCGGCCCGAAACGCCCGCAGGACCGCGTCGCTCTGCCCCAGGTCGGCCAGACCTTCGAAGACTTCCTCGGCCTACAGCTCAAGCCGCCGCGTAAAGAGGAAGGTCGCCTGGAAAGCGAAGGCGGCGGTGGCGTGGCCGTCGGCAATGCCGCGCAGAACGAAATCTACTACGAGATGGACGGCCACCGTCATCCGATCAGCGACGGCGCCGTGGTGATCGCCGCGATCACCTCCTGCACCAACACCTCCAACCCGAGCGTGATGATGGCCGCCGGCCTGCTGGCCAAGAAGGCAGTGGAAAAAGGCCTCAAGCGCAAGCCCTGGGTGAAGAGCTCGCTGGCGCCCGGCTCCAAGGTGGTCACCGAATACTTCGCCGCTGCGGGGCTGACCGAATACCTCGACAAGCTGGGCTTCGATCTGGTCGGCTACGGCTGCACCACCTGCATCGGCAACTCCGGCCCGCTGCCGGACCCGATCGAGAAGGCCATTCAGGAACATGACCTGACCGTCGCCTCGGTGCTATCCGGCAACCGCAACTTCGAGGGCCGCGTGCACCCGCTGGTGAAGACCAACTGGCTGGCCTCTCCCCCCCTGGTGGTCGCCTATGCCCTGGCCGGCAGCGTGCGGGTGAATATCGCCGAGGAGCCGCTGGGTGAAGACCGCGACGGCAAGCCGGTGTACCTGCGCGATATCTGGCCGAGCCAGAAGGAAATCGCCGAGGCGGTGCAGAAGGTCGACACCGCCATGTTCCGCAAGGAATACGCCGAGGTGTTCGCCGGCGACGAGCAGTGGCAGGCCATTGCCGTGCCGGAAGCCGATACCTACACCTGGCAGAACGATTCCACCTATATCCAGCACCCACCCTTCTTCGAGGCCATCGACCAGGCGCCGCCGGCGATCACCGATATCGCCAACGCGCGCATCCTGGCGCTACTCGGCGACTCGGTAACCACCGACCACATCTCCCCGGCCGGCAACATCAAGGCCGACAGCCCGGCCGGTCGCTACCTGCGCGAGCAAGGCGTCGAGCCCCGCGACTTCAACTCCTACGGCTCGCGCCGCGGCAACCATGAAGTGATGATGCGCGGCACCTTCGCCAATATCCGTATTCGCAACGAGATGCTCGACGGCGAGGAAGGCGGCATCACCCTGCACGTGCCCAGCGGCGAGAAGCTGGCGATCTACGACGCCTCCATGCGCTACCAGCAGGAGGGCACGCCACTGGTGGTGATCGCCGGCAAGGAATACGGCACCGGCTCCAGTCGCGACTGGGCGGCCAAGGGCACCAACCTGCTGGGCGTCAAAGCGGTGATCGCCGAGAGCTTCGAGCGCATCCACCGCTCCAACCTGGTGGGCATGGGCGTGCTGCCGCTGCAGTTCACCGGCGGCGCGGATCGCAAGAGCCTGGGCCTGACCGGCAAGGAAACCCTGGCGATCAAGGGCCTGGATGGCGTCGAGGTGCGCCCGCATATGCCCCTGAAGCTGGAGATCACCCGTGAAGGCGGCAAATTGGAAAGCGTCGAGTTGCTCTGCCGTATCGACACCCTCAACGAGGTCGAGTACTTCAAGGCCGGCGGCATCCTTCACTATGTGCTGCGCCAGCTGATCGCCAGCTGA
- the rlmM gene encoding 23S rRNA (cytidine(2498)-2'-O)-methyltransferase RlmM: MNTLLLHCRPGFENEVCSEISEHAARLEVPGYAKAKPNTAHAEFICSDAAGAERLMAGLRFSQLIFIRQWARGAFIELPEKDRISVLLEHLAPLPTFGSLWLEVFDTNDGKELSGFCKKFEGPLRKALMAAGRLAENAHAPRLLLTFKSGREVFLGMAEANNSAIWPMGIPRLKFPREAPSRSTLKLEEAWHTFIPREQWDERLSDEMTGVDLGAAPGGWTYQLVRRGMLVTAIDNGPMAESLMDTGLVKHLMVDGFTWKPRQPVDWMVCDIVEKPARSAALLETWIGEGHCREAVVNLKLPMKQRYAEVQRLLERIAEGLAARKVKATIACKQLYHDREEVTCHLRRLGK, encoded by the coding sequence ATGAATACGTTGTTGCTGCACTGCCGCCCCGGCTTCGAGAACGAGGTATGTTCGGAGATTTCCGAGCATGCGGCGCGCCTCGAGGTGCCCGGTTACGCCAAGGCCAAGCCCAATACCGCCCACGCCGAATTCATCTGCAGCGACGCGGCGGGCGCCGAGCGGCTGATGGCCGGGCTGCGCTTCAGCCAACTGATCTTCATCCGCCAGTGGGCGCGCGGCGCCTTCATCGAGCTGCCCGAGAAGGATCGTATCAGCGTGTTGCTCGAGCACCTGGCGCCGCTGCCGACCTTCGGCAGCCTGTGGCTGGAGGTGTTCGACACCAACGACGGCAAGGAGCTGTCCGGCTTCTGCAAGAAGTTCGAAGGCCCGCTGCGCAAGGCCCTGATGGCTGCCGGCCGGCTTGCGGAAAACGCCCATGCGCCGCGCCTGCTGCTGACCTTCAAGAGTGGTCGCGAGGTATTTCTCGGCATGGCCGAGGCGAACAACTCGGCGATCTGGCCCATGGGCATTCCGCGCCTCAAGTTCCCCCGCGAGGCCCCAAGCCGCTCGACCCTGAAGCTCGAAGAGGCCTGGCACACCTTCATCCCCCGCGAGCAGTGGGACGAGCGCCTGTCGGACGAGATGACCGGCGTCGACCTCGGCGCCGCGCCGGGTGGCTGGACCTATCAGCTGGTACGCCGTGGCATGCTGGTCACCGCCATCGACAACGGCCCGATGGCCGAAAGCCTGATGGATACCGGCCTGGTCAAGCACCTGATGGTCGACGGCTTCACCTGGAAGCCCAGGCAGCCGGTGGACTGGATGGTCTGCGATATCGTCGAGAAGCCCGCACGCAGTGCCGCGCTGCTGGAAACCTGGATCGGCGAGGGACATTGCCGCGAGGCGGTGGTCAACCTCAAGTTGCCGATGAAGCAGCGCTACGCCGAGGTGCAGCGCCTGCTCGAACGCATTGCCGAAGGCCTGGCGGCGCGCAAGGTCAAGGCGACCATTGCCTGCAAGCAGCTGTATCACGACCGCGAGGAAGTGACCTGCCACCTGCGCCGCCTCGGCAAGTAG
- the tusA gene encoding sulfurtransferase TusA, translating into MLDSTPDDTLDATGLFCPEPVMMLHNKVRDLPAGGLLKVIATDPSTQRDIPKFCVFLGHELVEQAQDAETYLYWIRKKVD; encoded by the coding sequence ATGCTCGATTCGACCCCTGATGACACCCTCGACGCTACCGGCCTGTTCTGCCCCGAGCCGGTGATGATGCTGCACAACAAGGTACGCGACCTGCCGGCCGGTGGCCTGCTCAAGGTGATCGCCACCGACCCCTCGACCCAGCGCGACATTCCCAAGTTCTGCGTGTTTCTCGGCCACGAGCTGGTGGAGCAAGCGCAGGATGCCGAGACCTACCTGTACTGGATTCGCAAGAAGGTTGATTGA
- a CDS encoding MATE family efflux transporter, translated as MPAHSRLQRVRTELRTLLALATPIIIAQLAYTAVGFVDTVMSGRYSARDLAAVALGNSIWVPVFLLMTGILLATTPKVAQRFGAGQHGEIGPLVRQALWLALAVGALAGTLLWNAEFVLHLMKVDADLIEPTMGYLHGVAFGMPCVALFHVLRCYSDGLGRTRPAMVVGLLGLLANIPLNYVLIYGKLGLPPLGSVGCGWATALAMLFMLLGMLWWIRRAPVYAHTTPLRRFDWPDWTLIKRLLGIGLPIGIAVFAESSIFAVIALLIGGLGATVVAGHQIALNFASLVFMIPYSIGMAATVRVGQALGREQPREARFAAGVSIATALAYACVSASCMLLMLEPIARIYSSAPEVIEVAVALIVYAALFQFSDAIQVTAAGALRGYQDTRATMILTLFAYWGIGLPVGYLLGLTDLLGAASGPAGLWQGLIVGLTCAALMLTLRLKSSARRRIRMKAAV; from the coding sequence ATGCCTGCCCACTCCCGCCTGCAGCGGGTGCGCACCGAACTGCGCACGCTGCTGGCTCTCGCTACTCCGATCATCATCGCGCAGTTGGCGTACACCGCCGTCGGCTTCGTCGATACCGTGATGTCCGGGCGCTACAGCGCCCGCGACCTGGCCGCCGTGGCCCTTGGCAACTCGATCTGGGTACCGGTGTTCCTGCTGATGACCGGCATCCTGCTGGCCACCACGCCCAAGGTCGCCCAGCGCTTCGGCGCGGGGCAGCATGGTGAGATCGGGCCGCTGGTGCGCCAGGCCCTGTGGCTGGCCCTGGCGGTAGGCGCCCTGGCCGGCACCTTGCTGTGGAATGCCGAGTTCGTGCTGCACCTGATGAAGGTCGACGCAGACCTGATCGAACCGACCATGGGCTACCTGCACGGCGTGGCGTTCGGCATGCCCTGCGTGGCGCTATTTCATGTACTGCGCTGCTACAGCGATGGCCTGGGCCGCACCCGCCCGGCCATGGTGGTGGGCCTGCTCGGCCTGCTGGCGAACATTCCGCTTAACTACGTGCTGATCTACGGCAAGCTCGGCCTGCCGCCGCTGGGCAGCGTTGGCTGCGGCTGGGCCACGGCACTGGCGATGCTGTTCATGCTACTGGGCATGCTCTGGTGGATTCGCCGCGCGCCGGTCTACGCGCACACCACACCACTGCGACGCTTCGACTGGCCGGACTGGACGCTGATCAAGCGGCTGCTGGGCATCGGCCTGCCAATCGGCATCGCGGTGTTCGCCGAGTCGAGCATCTTCGCGGTCATTGCCCTGCTGATCGGCGGCCTGGGCGCCACGGTGGTCGCCGGGCACCAGATCGCCCTGAACTTCGCCTCGCTGGTGTTCATGATCCCCTATTCCATCGGCATGGCCGCCACCGTGCGCGTCGGCCAGGCACTCGGCCGCGAGCAACCACGGGAGGCGCGCTTCGCTGCCGGGGTGAGTATCGCCACGGCGCTGGCCTACGCCTGCGTATCGGCGAGCTGCATGCTGCTGATGCTGGAGCCCATTGCGCGTATCTACTCCTCGGCACCTGAAGTGATCGAAGTGGCCGTGGCGCTGATCGTCTACGCCGCGCTGTTCCAGTTCTCCGATGCCATCCAGGTCACCGCCGCCGGCGCGCTGCGCGGCTATCAGGACACCCGGGCGACGATGATCCTGACCCTGTTCGCGTACTGGGGCATCGGCCTGCCGGTCGGCTACCTGCTGGGCCTGACCGACCTGCTCGGCGCCGCCAGCGGCCCGGCCGGGCTGTGGCAGGGGCTGATCGTCGGCCTGACCTGTGCGGCGCTGATGTTGACGCTGCGTCTGAAAAGCAGTGCCAGGCGGCGGATTCGGATGAAGGCAGCTGTCTAG